In one window of Lynx canadensis isolate LIC74 chromosome A3, mLynCan4.pri.v2, whole genome shotgun sequence DNA:
- the BMP2 gene encoding bone morphogenetic protein 2, whose protein sequence is MVAGTRCLLALLLPQVLLGGAAGLIPELGRRKFAASTGRSSSQPSDEVLSEFELRLLSMFGLKRRPTPSRDAVVPPYMLDLYRRHSGQPGAPAPDHRLERAASLANTVRSFHHEESVEELPEMSGKTTRRFFFNLTSIPTDEFITSAELQVFREQMQETLENNSSFHHRINIYEIIKPATANLKFPMTRLLDTRLVNQNTSSWESFDVTPAVMRWTAQGLTNHGFVVEVTHLEENQGVSKRHVRISRSLHQDEHSWSQIRPLLVTFGHDGKGHPLHKREKRQAKHKQRKRLKSSCKRHPLYVDFSDVGWNDWIVAPPGYHAFYCHGECPFPLADHLNSTNHAIVQTLVNSVNSKIPKACCVPTELSAISMLYLDENEKVVLKNYQDMVVEGCGCR, encoded by the exons ATGGTGGCCGGGACCCGCTGTCTTCTAGCGTTGCTGCTTCCCCAGGTCCTCCTGGGCGGCGCGGCCGGCCTCATTCCCGAGCTGGGCCGGAGGAAGTTCGCGGCATCAACTGGCCGCTCCTCGTCCCAGCCCTCGGACGAAGTCCTGAGCGAGTTTGAGTTGCGGCTGCTCAGCATGTTCGGCCTGAAGCGGAGACCCACCCCCAGCAGGGACGCCGTGGTGCCCCCCTACATGCTGGACCTGTATCGCCGGCACTCGGGCCAGCCGGGAGCCCCCGCCCCCGACCACCGGCTGGAGAGGGCAGCCAGCCTCGCCAACACCGTGCGCAGTTTCCACCACGAAG AATCTGTGGAAGAACTGCCTGAAATGAGTGGAAAAACAACCCGGAGATTCTTCTTTAATTTAACTTCTATCCCTACCGATGAGTTTATCACCTCAGCAGAACTTCAGGTTTTTCGGGAACAGATGCAggaaactttggaaaacaatagCAGTTTCCATCACCgaattaatatttatgaaattataaaaccTGCAACAGCCAACTTGAAGTTCCCTATGACCAGACTTTTGGACACCAGGTTGGTGAATCAGAACACAAGCAGTTGGGAGAGTTTTGACGTCACCCCTGCTGTGATGAGGTGGACCGCACAGGGACTCACCAACCATGGATTTGTGGTGGAAGTGACCCACTTGGAGGAGAACCAAGGTGTCTCCAAGAGACACGTCAGGATTAGCAGGTCTTTGCACCAAGATGAGCACAGCTGGTCACAGATCAGGCCACTGCTAGTAACTTTTGGCCACGACGGGAAAGGGCACCCTCTCCACAAAAGAGAAAAGCGTCAAGCAAAACACAAACAGCGCAAACGCCTTAAGTCCAGCTGTAAGAGACACCCTTTGTATGTGGACTTCAGTGACGTGGGGTGGAATGACTGGATCGTAGCTCCCCCAGGGTACCATGCCTTTTATTGCCACGGGGAATGCCCTTTTCCCCTGGCAGATCACCTGAACTCCACTAATCACGCCATTGTTCAGACGTTGGTCAACTCTGTTAATTCTAAAATTCCTAAGGCATGCTGTGTACCAACGGAACTCAGTGCTATCTCCATGCTGTACCttgatgaaaatgaaaaggtcGTATTAAAGAACTATCAGGACATGGTTGTGGAGGGTTGTGGGTGTCGTTAg